GGATCGAAAGCCGTTGATCAAGAATGAAAATGAGGAGCGTTTGTACGAATACATCGGCGGCATTCTTCGGGGACTTGGTGGTATTTTACTCATGATCAACGGGGTTGAAGACCACGTTCACATTCTGGCTAAATTGAGGCCTGACAAAGCTCTCTCCGATGTTTTACGCGATCTGAAATCCAATGCCTCCGGATGGATGCACGACGTCTTTCCAGATGCAAAAGACTTTGCATGGCAGAATGGCTATGCTGCATTCTCAGTTGGCCCGACGGAGATCGAACGCATAAAAAGATACATTTCGAACCAGAAGTTGCACCACGGCAGACAATCATTTGAAGACGAATTTGTTGAGTTGTTAGAGTTTCATGAGATCGAAGTTGATCGACGGTATTTGTGGACGTAACCGCTGCCGCCCGCTACGCGGGCT
This sequence is a window from Acidobacteriota bacterium. Protein-coding genes within it:
- the tnpA gene encoding IS200/IS605 family transposase, which encodes MPRSYTNLIYHIVFSTKDRKPLIKNENEERLYEYIGGILRGLGGILLMINGVEDHVHILAKLRPDKALSDVLRDLKSNASGWMHDVFPDAKDFAWQNGYAAFSVGPTEIERIKRYISNQKLHHGRQSFEDEFVELLEFHEIEVDRRYLWT